CCAGCAGATTTGATGAAGAGGACTTTGTCTAATTCGACCTTAATCAACTGGGTTCCATCTTTGATGAAAAGCTGTTTGTTTTCTGGCGCTGGAGTGGGCAGTTTTTGTGTTACTTTTTGAATTCCCTTAAAGAATCGCGGGAACTCAATGGGCTTGACTAGAAAGTCAACGATTTGTTCATAATCATAAGATTCTGATGCGAAATCCTTGTGTGAGGTAATCATGATCACAGCAGTGTCTTTGGAGATAATCTCTAATATCTCTTTGCCAGACATGTCAGGTAGATCATAATCGAGGAGGACCAAATCGAAGGTGTGTTGAGACAGTAAATTGACTGATTCGAAACCACTGTTGGTGGTAGTCAGTTCGGTGATAGCGTCAACTTTAGAGCAAAAATGCTCCAGCAAATCGCAGATCAAAGGGTCATCATCAACAATTAAGCAGCGCATGGTTAATCATTTATATTAATAGTTTCATCCATCATATGCCTCACTTCACATATTCTTTT
This is a stretch of genomic DNA from Reichenbachiella ulvae. It encodes these proteins:
- a CDS encoding LytR/AlgR family response regulator transcription factor — encoded protein: MRCLIVDDDPLICDLLEHFCSKVDAITELTTTNSGFESVNLLSQHTFDLVLLDYDLPDMSGKEILEIISKDTAVIMITSHKDFASESYDYEQIVDFLVKPIEFPRFFKGIQKVTQKLPTPAPENKQLFIKDGTQLIKVELDKVLFIKSAGNYAELYFEDRKVMTLMTLKELEQKLPSHFQRVHRSCIVNINHIESISNNDIHIKGEEIAISSSYEKELMKKISLLN